Proteins found in one Mycobacteriales bacterium genomic segment:
- a CDS encoding ParA family protein codes for MRLAVCSSKGGVGKTATAANLAAALGARGLRVLAVDADPQDSLGRAFGVVAKGRDDSLAGLLEDLDADPRSVVRTDAAPGVDVLPAHSSLEAVGTALAAQGGITTAVRRVLRPLVDDYDHVLLDTHGDLGNLTLAAVCAADAVLTVFTSDPGSALGAVRVSAFLDQHRRFENTSAQLLGLACSLWDKEGRAAREVAEALAGTDLPLLETRIPLSRRVPSATLAKRPVVLSAPTSPVALAYTALADEVLAAATARGIA; via the coding sequence ATGAGGCTGGCCGTCTGCTCGTCCAAGGGCGGCGTGGGCAAGACCGCCACCGCCGCCAACCTCGCCGCAGCGCTCGGCGCCCGCGGCCTGCGGGTGCTCGCTGTCGACGCCGACCCGCAGGACTCCCTGGGTCGCGCCTTCGGGGTGGTCGCGAAGGGCCGCGACGACTCCCTCGCCGGGCTGCTCGAGGACCTCGACGCCGACCCTCGCTCGGTGGTCCGCACCGACGCCGCCCCCGGTGTCGACGTGCTGCCTGCCCACTCCTCGCTGGAAGCAGTCGGGACGGCGCTGGCGGCTCAGGGCGGGATCACGACGGCCGTACGCCGGGTCCTGCGCCCCCTCGTCGACGACTACGACCACGTGCTGCTCGACACCCACGGCGACCTGGGCAACCTCACGCTGGCTGCCGTGTGCGCGGCCGACGCGGTCCTGACGGTCTTCACCTCTGACCCGGGCTCGGCGCTCGGCGCGGTCCGGGTGTCGGCCTTCCTCGACCAGCACCGCCGCTTCGAGAACACCTCCGCGCAGCTGCTCGGCCTGGCCTGCTCCCTGTGGGACAAGGAGGGGCGGGCCGCCCGCGAGGTGGCCGAGGCGCTCGCCGGCACCGACCTGCCCCTGCTCGAGACGCGCATCCCGCTGTCGCGCCGGGTGCCCAGCGCCACCCTCGCCAAGCGGCCGGTGGTGCTGTCCGCTCCTACCTCGCCGGTCGCGCTGGCCTACACCGCGCTCGCCGACGAGGTGCTCGCCGCAGCCACCGCCAGGGGGATCGCGTGA
- the hisF gene encoding imidazole glycerol phosphate synthase subunit HisF, translating into MTRAVRVVPCLDVDAGRVVKGVNFTDLVDAGDPVEMARVYDAEGADELVFLDITASSGSRETTYDVVRRTAEQVFIPLTVGGGVRSVDDVDRLLRAGADKVGVNTAAIARPELLSDIATRFGNQVLVLSVDARRAPGTPSGYEVTTHGGRQGTGLDAVEWAARGEQLGVGEVLLNSMDADGTRAGYDLEMLRAVRSAVHVPVIASGGAGALEHFAPAVDAGADAVLAASVFHFGQLTIGDVKGALREAGHPVR; encoded by the coding sequence GTGACCCGCGCCGTCCGGGTGGTGCCCTGCCTCGACGTCGACGCGGGGCGGGTCGTGAAGGGCGTCAACTTCACCGACCTCGTCGACGCGGGCGACCCCGTCGAGATGGCCCGGGTCTACGACGCCGAGGGTGCCGACGAGCTGGTGTTCCTCGACATCACCGCGAGCAGCGGGTCGCGCGAGACGACCTACGACGTGGTCCGCCGGACCGCCGAGCAGGTCTTCATCCCCCTGACCGTCGGCGGTGGCGTCCGCTCCGTCGACGACGTCGACCGGCTGCTGCGGGCCGGCGCCGACAAGGTCGGGGTCAACACCGCGGCGATCGCCCGGCCCGAGCTGCTCAGCGACATCGCGACCCGCTTCGGCAACCAGGTGCTGGTCCTCTCGGTCGACGCCCGGCGCGCGCCGGGCACCCCGAGCGGCTACGAGGTCACCACCCACGGCGGCCGTCAGGGCACCGGGCTCGACGCGGTCGAGTGGGCGGCCCGCGGCGAGCAGCTCGGCGTCGGTGAGGTCCTGCTCAACTCGATGGACGCCGACGGCACCCGCGCCGGCTACGACCTCGAGATGCTGCGGGCCGTGCGGTCCGCCGTGCACGTGCCCGTGATCGCGAGCGGGGGAGCGGGTGCGCTGGAGCACTTCGCACCCGCCGTCGACGCGGGCGCGGACGCCGTGCTCGCGGCCAGCGTCTTCCACTTCGGCCAGCTCACGATCGGCGACGTCAAGGGCGCGCTGCGGGAGGCCGGCCACCCGGTCCGCTGA
- a CDS encoding ABC transporter ATP-binding protein, with protein sequence MTDPARTPPGVIRRGFGVLWVAVTEQRGIFAVSAVGSALFGLMTIAQAYVFGHITETVIEPSIRRGDVSTAALVGSFLAVLGVATLKIVGIIARRIGAGIMQYRLQADYRRRVTRQYLRLPLAWHQRHPTGQLLSNANSDVEAAWGPIAPFPFAVGVVVMLVGTLGLLVVTDPVLALVGSIVFPAIAVLTVVYSTRMTPLMTLAQQQRGEVSTIAHESFDGALVVKTLGREADETARFRAKALELRDTMTQVGRVRGLFDPVMEALPVIGVLVVLVAGTSRVGSGAIDSGELVRVAYLFTLLAFPVRAVGWVLNELPRSVVGWDRVQGVLTAQGSLEHGTADLPGHGPVSVALRGAGFAHGDDVVLTDVSFEVPAGRTVALVGPTGAGKSTVASLLVRLVDPVTGQVAYDDTPLPALAPGQVARSAALVPQQTFLFDDTVRGNVTLGQPFTDDEVWTALQVAQAERFVRALPAGLDTVVGERGTTLSGGQRQRLALARALVRRPRLLVLDDATSSVDPQVEQRILTGLRAAGLPSTVVVVAYRRATIALADEVVFLDDGRVTGRGSHDHLLATSDGYRNLVTAYERAEAERDAVELEALEALEQLETGRVT encoded by the coding sequence GTGACCGACCCCGCACGGACACCGCCCGGTGTGATCCGCCGGGGCTTCGGCGTCCTCTGGGTCGCGGTCACCGAGCAGCGGGGGATCTTCGCGGTCTCCGCCGTCGGGTCGGCGCTGTTCGGTCTCATGACGATCGCGCAGGCCTACGTCTTCGGCCACATCACCGAGACCGTCATCGAGCCGAGCATCCGCCGCGGTGACGTCTCGACCGCGGCGCTGGTCGGCAGCTTCCTCGCCGTCCTCGGGGTCGCGACACTGAAGATCGTAGGCATCATCGCCCGACGCATCGGGGCCGGGATCATGCAGTACCGCCTGCAGGCCGACTACCGCCGCCGGGTCACTCGCCAGTACCTCCGCCTCCCGCTCGCCTGGCACCAGCGCCACCCGACCGGCCAGCTGCTCTCCAACGCCAACAGCGACGTCGAGGCGGCGTGGGGGCCCATCGCGCCCTTCCCGTTCGCGGTCGGTGTCGTCGTCATGCTGGTGGGGACACTCGGCCTGCTCGTCGTCACCGACCCGGTGCTGGCGCTGGTCGGCTCGATCGTCTTCCCGGCGATCGCCGTCCTCACGGTCGTCTACTCCACGCGGATGACGCCGCTCATGACGCTCGCGCAGCAGCAGCGCGGCGAGGTCAGCACCATCGCCCACGAGTCGTTCGACGGCGCGCTCGTCGTCAAGACGCTCGGCAGGGAGGCGGACGAGACGGCCCGCTTCCGGGCCAAGGCGCTCGAGCTGCGCGACACGATGACGCAGGTCGGCCGCGTGCGCGGGCTCTTCGACCCGGTCATGGAGGCGCTGCCCGTCATCGGTGTGCTCGTCGTCCTCGTCGCCGGCACCTCGCGGGTCGGCAGCGGCGCGATCGACAGCGGCGAGCTGGTCCGTGTCGCCTACCTCTTCACCCTGCTCGCCTTCCCCGTCCGCGCGGTCGGCTGGGTCCTCAACGAGCTGCCGCGCAGCGTCGTCGGCTGGGACCGCGTCCAGGGCGTGCTCACCGCGCAGGGCTCCCTCGAGCACGGCACCGCCGACCTTCCGGGCCACGGCCCGGTGTCGGTCGCGCTGCGCGGGGCGGGGTTCGCCCACGGCGACGACGTCGTCCTGACCGACGTCAGCTTCGAGGTCCCCGCGGGCCGGACCGTCGCACTGGTCGGTCCCACCGGCGCGGGCAAGTCCACCGTCGCCTCGCTGCTCGTCCGCCTCGTCGACCCGGTCACCGGCCAGGTCGCGTACGACGACACCCCGCTGCCGGCTCTCGCCCCGGGCCAGGTCGCCCGCTCCGCCGCGCTGGTCCCCCAGCAGACCTTCCTGTTCGACGACACCGTGCGCGGCAACGTCACGCTCGGTCAACCCTTCACCGACGACGAGGTCTGGACCGCGCTGCAGGTCGCGCAGGCCGAGCGCTTCGTGCGCGCCCTGCCCGCGGGGCTCGACACCGTGGTGGGTGAGCGCGGCACGACGCTCTCCGGTGGCCAGCGGCAGCGGCTCGCGCTCGCGCGGGCGCTCGTGCGCCGCCCGCGGCTGCTCGTCCTCGACGACGCGACCTCCTCGGTCGACCCGCAGGTCGAGCAGCGCATCCTCACCGGGCTGCGCGCCGCAGGCCTGCCCTCGACGGTCGTCGTCGTGGCCTACCGCCGCGCGACGATCGCCCTCGCCGACGAGGTCGTCTTCCTCGACGACGGCCGCGTCACCGGGCGGGGCAGCCACGACCACCTGCTCGCGACCTCCGACGGCTACCGCAACCTCGTGACCGCTTACGAGCGCGCCGAGGCCGAGCGTGACGCCGTGGAGCTGGAGGCGCTCGAGGCGCTGGAGCAGCTCGAGACCGGCAGGGTGACGTGA
- a CDS encoding ABC transporter ATP-binding protein, which produces MTATSTAGPTATTVDDRTVERGSFATLAHGLRLTPEFRRGLGVTLLLALLATGGRVVVPVAVQQTIDHGLLAEGGPDLGLVRLACGLALLAVLLTAVAAYLMNVRLYRTTEDGLAALRVRAFRRVHDLSVLHQQAERRGSLVSRVTSDVDTMSTFMQWGGLLVLVSAAQLLLATVLMLAWSWQLTLVTYLCFLPLFFGVRWFQSRLQRAYGAVRVRIGELLGAIAESVVGAPVIKAHGVEARTAERIDLAVSRTQQAQTAAQRIAATTFSSGELTAAVATGAVIVVGVLLGVDGGITTGRLVGFLFLVTLFVQPVQVATEVLNEAQNAVAGMRRVLGVLDTPSDVADPVDGVVLPSGPVGVRFDGVSYAYPGGPTVLHDVTLDIAPRTRVAVVGETGSGKTTFAKLLTRLMDPTTGEVLLTGVPLRGVAFDSLRSRVVMVPQDGFLFDTTVADNVRYGRSDATDDDIALAFTELGLADWVEGLPHGLQTAVGERGESLSVGERQLVAIARAYIADPDLLVLDEATSAVDPATEVRLQRALDSLTRGRTTLAIAHRLSTAEAADEVIVVDAGRVVQRGPHRELVGQPGVYRQLHASWTTQSR; this is translated from the coding sequence GTGACCGCCACCAGCACCGCCGGCCCGACTGCCACGACCGTCGACGACCGCACCGTCGAGCGCGGGTCCTTCGCGACGCTCGCCCACGGCCTGCGGCTGACGCCGGAGTTCCGCCGTGGCCTGGGCGTCACGCTGCTGCTCGCGCTGCTCGCCACCGGCGGCAGGGTCGTCGTGCCCGTCGCGGTCCAGCAGACCATCGACCACGGCCTGCTCGCCGAGGGCGGACCCGACCTGGGGCTGGTCCGCCTGGCGTGCGGGCTCGCCCTGCTGGCCGTCCTGCTGACCGCCGTCGCGGCGTACCTCATGAACGTGCGGCTCTACCGCACCACCGAGGACGGCCTCGCGGCGCTGCGCGTGCGGGCGTTCCGCCGCGTCCACGACCTGTCGGTGCTGCACCAGCAGGCCGAGCGCCGCGGCTCGCTGGTCTCGCGGGTCACCTCCGACGTCGACACGATGAGCACCTTCATGCAGTGGGGCGGCCTGCTCGTGCTGGTCAGCGCCGCGCAGCTGCTGCTCGCGACCGTGCTGATGCTGGCCTGGTCGTGGCAGCTGACGCTGGTCACCTACCTGTGCTTCCTGCCGCTGTTCTTCGGGGTCCGGTGGTTCCAGAGCCGGCTGCAGCGGGCCTACGGCGCGGTCCGGGTGCGCATCGGTGAGCTGCTCGGAGCCATCGCCGAGTCGGTCGTCGGCGCGCCGGTCATCAAGGCGCACGGCGTCGAGGCCCGCACCGCGGAGCGCATCGACCTGGCGGTCTCCCGCACCCAGCAGGCCCAGACCGCGGCGCAGCGGATCGCCGCGACGACGTTCTCCTCAGGTGAGCTGACCGCCGCCGTCGCGACCGGCGCCGTGATCGTCGTCGGGGTGCTGCTGGGGGTGGACGGTGGCATCACCACGGGCCGACTGGTCGGCTTCCTGTTCCTCGTGACGCTGTTCGTCCAGCCGGTCCAGGTCGCGACCGAGGTCCTCAACGAGGCGCAGAACGCCGTCGCCGGCATGCGCCGCGTCCTCGGGGTGCTCGACACGCCGAGCGACGTCGCCGACCCGGTCGACGGCGTGGTGCTCCCGTCCGGACCCGTGGGCGTGCGCTTCGACGGCGTCTCCTACGCCTACCCCGGCGGGCCGACCGTCCTGCACGACGTCACCCTCGACATCGCGCCCCGCACCCGGGTCGCGGTCGTGGGGGAGACCGGGTCTGGCAAGACGACCTTCGCCAAGCTGCTCACCCGGTTGATGGACCCGACGACCGGAGAGGTCCTGCTGACGGGTGTCCCGCTGCGCGGGGTCGCCTTCGACTCCCTGCGCAGCCGGGTCGTGATGGTGCCCCAGGACGGCTTCCTGTTCGACACCACCGTCGCCGACAACGTCCGCTACGGCCGCAGCGACGCCACCGACGACGACATCGCCCTGGCGTTCACCGAGCTCGGCCTCGCCGACTGGGTCGAGGGGCTCCCGCACGGCCTGCAGACGGCGGTGGGCGAGCGCGGCGAGTCGCTGTCGGTGGGCGAGCGCCAGCTCGTCGCGATCGCGCGCGCCTACATCGCCGACCCCGACCTGCTCGTCCTCGACGAGGCGACCTCCGCGGTCGACCCCGCCACGGAGGTGCGGCTGCAGCGGGCCCTCGACTCGCTCACCCGCGGCCGCACGACGCTGGCGATCGCGCACCGGCTGTCGACCGCCGAGGCGGCCGACGAGGTGATCGTCGTCGACGCCGGCCGGGTCGTGCAGCGCGGGCCGCACCGCGAGCTCGTCGGGCAGCCGGGGGTCTACCGCCAGCTGCACGCCAGCTGGACGACCCAGTCCCGGTGA
- a CDS encoding MFS transporter codes for MTARPTAERARTAVALVFVLNGVVFASWVSRLPAVRDALSLTTGELGLLLLCLSAGSVLGLPLAGPLSTRLGPDRTVVAGAGVVGVGLLLVARGVSGGDALATGVGLGLTGLGVGVWDVAMNVEAAGVERALGRVLMPRFHAGFSIGTVLGALLGAAAAALDVGVPVQLSVTGLVAVLVVTGAVRAFLPVTAEHADRQGLSTAAAWREPRTLAVGLLVLCFAFAEGTANDWLAVALVDGHGESGSTGALGFACFVSTMTLVRATGGALLARHGRPAVLRASAALAAVGVALVVTGPSLPVVLLGALAWGAGSALGFPVGMSAAADDPRGAAVRVSVVSSIGYTAFLAGPPLVGLLAEPQRLGVLPSLLVVLVALVLGSLVAARTAPATATVRAQQG; via the coding sequence GTGACGGCGCGTCCCACCGCCGAGCGGGCGAGGACGGCGGTCGCGCTCGTCTTCGTCCTCAACGGCGTCGTGTTCGCCTCCTGGGTGTCCAGGCTCCCGGCCGTCCGGGACGCGCTCTCCCTGACCACGGGCGAGCTAGGTCTGCTGCTGCTGTGCCTGTCGGCGGGGTCCGTGCTCGGGCTGCCGCTCGCCGGCCCGCTGTCGACCCGGCTCGGCCCCGACCGCACCGTGGTGGCGGGAGCCGGCGTGGTCGGTGTCGGGCTGCTGCTCGTCGCCCGTGGTGTCTCCGGCGGTGACGCCCTCGCCACGGGTGTGGGCCTCGGCCTCACCGGACTCGGCGTCGGGGTGTGGGACGTCGCGATGAACGTCGAGGCCGCTGGCGTGGAGCGCGCGCTCGGCCGGGTCCTCATGCCGCGCTTCCACGCGGGCTTCAGCATCGGCACCGTCCTCGGGGCGCTGCTCGGAGCCGCCGCCGCGGCTCTCGACGTGGGGGTGCCGGTCCAGCTGTCGGTCACCGGGCTCGTCGCAGTCCTCGTCGTCACAGGCGCTGTGCGGGCCTTCCTGCCCGTCACCGCCGAGCACGCCGACCGGCAAGGGCTCTCGACCGCCGCGGCCTGGCGCGAGCCCCGCACCCTGGCCGTCGGCCTGCTCGTCCTGTGCTTCGCCTTCGCGGAGGGCACCGCCAACGACTGGCTCGCCGTCGCGCTGGTCGACGGCCACGGCGAGAGCGGCAGCACCGGTGCGCTGGGCTTCGCCTGCTTCGTCTCGACCATGACGCTGGTCCGGGCCACCGGCGGCGCGCTGCTCGCCCGGCACGGTCGCCCCGCGGTCCTGCGCGCGTCCGCAGCGCTCGCTGCGGTCGGCGTGGCCCTGGTCGTGACCGGTCCGTCGCTGCCCGTGGTGCTGCTCGGGGCGCTCGCCTGGGGAGCCGGCTCGGCGCTGGGCTTCCCGGTCGGGATGAGCGCCGCTGCCGACGACCCGCGGGGCGCTGCGGTCCGGGTGTCGGTCGTGAGCTCCATCGGCTACACCGCCTTCCTCGCGGGCCCGCCCCTGGTCGGGCTGCTCGCCGAGCCGCAGCGGCTCGGTGTCCTGCCCTCGCTGCTCGTGGTCCTCGTCGCCCTCGTCCTGGGGTCCCTGGTGGCGGCACGGACGGCACCGGCCACGGCGACGGTGAGGGCGCAGCAGGGCTGA
- the hisI gene encoding phosphoribosyl-AMP cyclohydrolase, translating into METAVRPTDLDPAIAARLKRDADGLVVAVCQQHDTGEVLMVGWMDDQALHLTLTTGRCTYWSRSRQEYWVKGETSGSQQWVKSVALDCDGDTLLVRVDQVGGACHTGDRTCFDASPLPAVLGERP; encoded by the coding sequence ATGGAGACCGCCGTGCGCCCCACCGACCTCGACCCTGCCATCGCGGCGCGCCTCAAGCGCGACGCCGACGGCCTCGTCGTGGCGGTGTGCCAGCAGCACGACACCGGTGAGGTCCTGATGGTCGGCTGGATGGACGACCAGGCGCTGCACCTCACCCTGACGACGGGCCGCTGCACCTACTGGTCGCGCAGCCGGCAGGAGTACTGGGTCAAGGGCGAGACGTCGGGCTCGCAGCAGTGGGTCAAGAGCGTCGCGCTCGACTGCGACGGCGACACCCTGCTCGTGCGCGTGGACCAGGTCGGTGGCGCCTGCCACACCGGCGACCGCACCTGCTTCGACGCGTCGCCGCTGCCGGCGGTCCTCGGCGAGCGGCCGTGA
- a CDS encoding anthranilate synthase component I: MRLGSTTPTAEEFAALDQPVVPVVRRLLADGETPVGVYRKLAGNRPGTFLLESAEQGRQWSRWSIVGVRSAGVLTERDGRAVWLGEGLPTTSDDPLEALREAAELLRSPKPDDLPPLTGGLVGYVGYDAVRRIERLPSTAPDEIGMPEIAMMLATDLAVLDHGDGTVVLIANVLRGGSYDDAVARLDAMAADLAKATEPSVATVDLAAQPEVVRRTSPEDHMAAVEVVKEHIRAGDAFQVVLSQRFEVRTEVDALDVYRVLRATNPSPYMYLLRFAGRESPYDVVGSSPEALVTVTDRRAVLHPIAGTRPRGATPEQDAELAAGLLADPKERSEHVMLVDLGRNDLGRVCVPGSVDVVEFMNVERYSHVMHIVSTVVGEVLPDKQAYDVLRATFPAGTLSGAPKPRAMEIIESLEPARRALYGGCVGYLDAGGDMDLAIAIRTAVLHEGTAYVQAGGGLVADSDPAAEQAECENKAAAVLRAVAAAATLRAVT, encoded by the coding sequence GTGAGGCTCGGCTCGACCACCCCGACAGCAGAGGAGTTCGCGGCCCTCGACCAGCCGGTCGTCCCGGTCGTGCGTCGGCTGCTCGCCGACGGCGAGACCCCGGTGGGGGTCTACCGCAAGCTCGCCGGCAACCGGCCCGGCACCTTCCTGCTGGAGTCCGCGGAGCAGGGCCGCCAGTGGTCGCGCTGGTCCATCGTCGGCGTCCGCAGCGCAGGGGTCCTCACCGAGCGCGACGGCCGTGCGGTGTGGCTCGGGGAGGGTCTGCCGACGACGAGCGACGACCCGCTCGAGGCGTTGCGCGAAGCCGCGGAGCTGCTGCGCAGCCCCAAGCCCGACGACCTGCCGCCGCTCACCGGCGGCCTGGTCGGCTACGTCGGCTACGACGCGGTGCGCCGCATCGAGCGGCTGCCCTCGACCGCACCCGACGAGATCGGCATGCCCGAGATCGCGATGATGCTCGCGACCGACCTCGCGGTCCTCGACCACGGCGACGGCACCGTCGTGCTCATCGCCAATGTCCTGCGCGGCGGCTCCTACGACGACGCCGTCGCGCGCCTCGACGCGATGGCGGCAGACCTCGCCAAGGCGACCGAGCCGTCGGTCGCCACGGTGGACCTCGCGGCCCAGCCCGAGGTCGTCCGGCGCACGTCGCCCGAGGACCACATGGCTGCCGTCGAGGTCGTCAAGGAGCACATCCGGGCCGGCGACGCCTTCCAGGTCGTGCTCTCCCAGCGCTTCGAGGTCCGCACCGAGGTCGACGCCCTCGACGTCTACCGCGTGCTGCGGGCGACCAACCCGTCGCCCTACATGTACCTGCTGCGCTTCGCAGGGCGGGAGTCGCCGTACGACGTCGTGGGGTCCTCTCCCGAGGCGCTCGTCACCGTCACCGACCGGCGCGCCGTCCTGCACCCCATCGCCGGGACCCGGCCGCGCGGCGCGACCCCCGAGCAGGACGCCGAGCTCGCGGCCGGCCTGCTCGCCGACCCGAAGGAGCGCAGCGAGCACGTGATGCTCGTCGACCTCGGGCGCAACGACCTCGGCCGGGTCTGCGTCCCGGGCTCGGTCGACGTCGTGGAGTTCATGAACGTCGAGCGCTACAGCCACGTCATGCACATCGTGTCGACCGTCGTCGGCGAGGTCCTGCCGGACAAGCAGGCGTACGACGTCCTGCGGGCGACCTTCCCCGCGGGGACGCTCTCCGGCGCGCCCAAGCCCCGTGCGATGGAGATCATCGAGTCGCTGGAGCCGGCCCGGCGGGCCCTCTACGGCGGGTGCGTCGGCTACCTCGACGCGGGCGGAGACATGGACCTCGCGATCGCGATCCGCACCGCGGTCCTGCACGAGGGCACCGCCTACGTGCAGGCCGGTGGCGGGCTGGTCGCCGACAGCGACCCGGCGGCCGAGCAGGCGGAGTGCGAGAACAAGGCAGCGGCCGTGCTGCGGGCCGTGGCGGCCGCGGCGACCCTGCGCGCGGTGACGTGA
- a CDS encoding Trp biosynthesis-associated membrane protein gives MTAGRERSLALLLVAGGVVLLALSLPMTWVTVPASLTMRPGPVSLSGLIVFEDGLLHALLVGALLLGLWRWDDWRRTTVAVTIVLVSLVWLGQALERAAEAGNAAARADEGPQRLGLNWLEDRGLLARLALADLPVTPWPWVAVGGSLVTASGAVLVLVRSRRWEAAAPAGDGWWAA, from the coding sequence GTGACGGCGGGCCGCGAGAGGTCGCTCGCGCTGCTGCTCGTCGCGGGTGGCGTGGTCCTGCTCGCGCTCTCGCTGCCCATGACGTGGGTCACCGTGCCGGCGTCCCTCACGATGCGGCCGGGTCCGGTGTCGCTCTCCGGGCTGATCGTCTTCGAGGACGGCCTTCTGCACGCCCTGCTCGTCGGCGCGCTGCTGCTCGGCCTGTGGCGGTGGGACGACTGGCGGCGCACGACGGTCGCGGTCACCATCGTCCTGGTGTCGCTGGTGTGGCTCGGCCAGGCCCTCGAGCGCGCGGCGGAGGCGGGCAACGCCGCGGCCAGGGCCGACGAGGGGCCGCAGCGGCTCGGGCTCAACTGGCTCGAGGACCGCGGGTTGCTCGCCCGCCTCGCCCTTGCCGACCTCCCGGTCACGCCGTGGCCGTGGGTAGCCGTCGGCGGCAGCCTCGTCACCGCGTCCGGTGCCGTCCTGGTCCTCGTCCGGTCCCGCCGCTGGGAGGCCGCCGCCCCCGCCGGCGACGGCTGGTGGGCCGCGTGA
- a CDS encoding Trp biosynthesis-associated membrane protein — MSAGARRELGAAVLACLVGAVLVLLSLVRDWATVPVAGSALLPDRVVGVRGADLVPGVRALALVGLAGVVGLAATRGRGRSAVGAVLGLVGVVVVVETVRAATDLRARVRGVDAIGDLGGAGAVDGTVDGTAWPALAVLGALLLVAAGALVAVRGRHWSALSERYDAPVGGARGGREPVPAESSTVAPAESSTESSTVAPTDKALWDDLDRGEDPTTG; from the coding sequence GTGAGCGCAGGAGCCCGCCGCGAGCTCGGAGCGGCCGTGCTCGCGTGCCTCGTGGGGGCCGTGCTGGTGCTGCTCTCCCTGGTCCGCGACTGGGCCACCGTGCCGGTCGCCGGCAGCGCCCTGCTGCCCGACCGCGTCGTCGGCGTCCGCGGGGCCGACCTGGTGCCGGGCGTGCGTGCCCTCGCGCTCGTCGGCCTGGCCGGTGTCGTCGGGCTGGCCGCCACCCGGGGCCGTGGTCGCAGCGCGGTCGGTGCGGTCCTCGGCCTGGTCGGGGTCGTCGTGGTCGTCGAGACGGTCCGGGCCGCGACCGACCTGCGGGCCAGGGTCCGCGGAGTCGACGCGATCGGTGACCTCGGAGGCGCCGGTGCGGTCGACGGCACGGTCGACGGCACGGCCTGGCCCGCCCTGGCGGTCCTCGGTGCGCTGCTGCTCGTCGCAGCGGGCGCGCTGGTGGCGGTGCGGGGCCGGCACTGGTCGGCGCTGTCGGAGCGCTACGACGCACCGGTCGGCGGAGCGCGCGGTGGCCGGGAGCCCGTGCCCGCCGAGTCGTCCACCGTGGCGCCCGCCGAGTCGTCCACCGAGTCGTCCACCGTGGCGCCCACCGACAAGGCGCTGTGGGACGACCTCGACCGCGGTGAGGACCCCACCACCGGCTGA
- the trpC gene encoding indole-3-glycerol phosphate synthase TrpC, producing the protein MSVLDDILVGVREDLAARQELTTLDQLKQRATTRPAPLDGVAALKQPGVAVIAEVKRSSPSKGALAAIADPAGLAEDYEAGGASVISVLTEQRRFGGSLADLDAVRARVDVPVLRKDFVVSSYQVWEARAHGADLVLLIVAALEQNALVSLVERTESLGMTPLVEVHDEEELVRALDAGARVVGVNARDLRTLEVDREVFGRLAPLIPDSAVKIAESGVRGPHDLLHYAAAGADAVLVGEGVVAGGDPRKAVAALVTAGAHPSARHSGPAGGRP; encoded by the coding sequence GTGAGCGTGCTCGACGACATCCTCGTCGGGGTGCGTGAGGACCTCGCCGCCCGCCAGGAGCTGACCACGCTCGACCAGCTCAAGCAGCGCGCGACGACCCGGCCGGCCCCGCTCGACGGGGTTGCCGCGCTCAAGCAGCCGGGCGTCGCGGTCATCGCCGAGGTCAAGCGCAGCAGCCCCTCGAAGGGGGCGCTGGCCGCGATCGCCGACCCGGCCGGGCTCGCCGAGGACTACGAGGCAGGCGGCGCCAGCGTCATCTCGGTCCTCACCGAGCAGCGCCGCTTCGGGGGCAGCCTCGCCGACCTCGACGCGGTGCGGGCCCGGGTCGACGTACCCGTGCTGCGCAAGGACTTCGTGGTGTCGAGCTACCAGGTCTGGGAGGCCCGCGCCCACGGTGCCGACCTCGTGCTGCTCATCGTGGCCGCGCTCGAGCAGAACGCCCTCGTGTCGCTCGTGGAGCGCACCGAGTCGCTCGGCATGACGCCGCTGGTCGAGGTCCACGACGAGGAGGAGCTGGTCCGGGCCCTCGACGCGGGTGCGCGGGTGGTCGGTGTCAACGCCCGCGACCTCAGGACCCTCGAGGTCGACCGCGAGGTCTTCGGCCGGCTCGCGCCGCTCATCCCCGACAGTGCCGTGAAGATCGCGGAGTCCGGTGTGCGGGGGCCCCACGACCTGCTCCACTACGCCGCTGCCGGCGCCGACGCCGTCCTCGTCGGCGAGGGCGTCGTCGCGGGCGGCGACCCGCGCAAGGCCGTCGCGGCGCTCGTCACCGCCGGCGCCCACCCCTCAGCTCGCCACTCCGGTCCCGCAGGAGGACGCCCGTGA